A genomic stretch from Hemibagrus wyckioides isolate EC202008001 linkage group LG18, SWU_Hwy_1.0, whole genome shotgun sequence includes:
- the rrm1 gene encoding ribonucleoside-diphosphate reductase large subunit, protein MHVIKRDGRQERVMFDKITSRIQKLCYGLNADFVDPTQITMKVIQGLYSGVTTVELDTLAAETAATLTTKHPDYAILAARIAVSNLHKETKKVFSDVMEDLYNFINPLNGRHSPMISKETLDIILANKDRLNSAIIYDRDFSYNFFGFKTLERSYLLKINGKVAERPQHMLMRVSVGIHKEDIAAAIETYNLLSEKWFTHASPTLFNAGTNRPQLSSCFLLSMKDDSIEGIYDTLKQCALISKSAGGIGVAVSCIRATGSYIAGTNGNSNGLVPMLRVYNNTARYVDQGGNKRPGAFAMYLEPWHFDIFDFLELKKNTGKEEQRARDLFYALWIPDLFMKRVETNGDWALMCPNDCPGLNECWGEEFEKLYTRYEQEGKAKRVVKAQQLWYAIIESQTETGTPYMLYKDACNRKSNQQNLGTIKCSNLCTEIVEYTSKDEVAVCNLASLALNMYVTPERTFDFQKLASVTKVIVRNLNKIIDINYYPVAEAEKSNKRHRPIGIGVQGLADAFILMRFPFESNEAQLLNIQIFETIYHAALEASCELAAEHGPYETYAGCPVSKGILQYDMWEKTPTDLWDWKALKEKIAQHGVRNSLLLAPMPTASTAQILGNNESIEPYTSNIYTRRVLSGEFQIVNPHLMKDLTERGLWDEDMKNQLIAHNGSIQEIPTIPDDLKELYKTVWEISQKVVIKMAADRGAFIDQSQSLNIHIAEPNYGKLTSMHFYGWKQGLKTGMYYLRTKPAANPIQFTLNKEKLKAVQETKNSEEEIKERNKAAMVCSLENRDECLMCGS, encoded by the exons ATGCACGTGATTAAGAGAG ACGGACGCCAGGAGCGTGTTATGTTTGATAAGATCACTTCTCGTATCCAGAAGCTCTGCTATGGACTTAATGCTGATTTCGTTGATCCG ACTCAGATTACCATGAAGGTGATCCAGGGTCTGTACAGCGGCGTGACCACCGTGGAGCTGGACACTCTGGCTGCGGAGACGGCAGCAACGCTCACCACCAAACATCCAGACTATGCCATTCTGGCAGCCCGCATCGCTGTGTCCAACCTGCACAAGGAGACGAAGAAAgtcttcagtg ATGTCATGGAGGACCTCTACAACTTTATTAACCCCCTGAATGGAAGACACTCTCCTATGATTTCCAAGGAGACTCTCGACATAATCCTGGCAAATAAGGAT CGCCTCAATTCAGCCATCATCTATGACCGGGATTTCTCCTACAACTTCTTTGGCTTCAAG acctTGGAGCGCTCGTATCTGCTTAAGATCAATGGAAAAG TTGCGGAGCGGCCTCAGCACATGCTGATGAGAGTTTCAGTCGGCATCCATAAGGAAGACATCGCTGCTGCCATTGAGACCTACAACCTGCTATCGGAGAAGTGGTTTACTCACGCCTCCCCGACACTGTTCAACGCAGGCACCAACCGACCTCAGCtatccag TTGTTTCCTACTGTCTATGAAAGATGACAGCATCGAGGGAATCTACGACACTCTGAAGCAATGCGCGCTCATCTCTAAATCCGCTGGGGGCATCGGGGTGGCTGTGAGCTGCATTAGAGCCACAGGCAGCTACATCGCAGGA aCAAACGGCAATTCTAATGGCCTGGTCCCTATGTTGCGAGTGTACAACAACACTGCCCGATATGTTGACCAGGGAGGAAACAAG AGACCTGGAGCTTTTGCCATGTACCTGGAGCCCTGGCACTTTGACATCTTTGACTTCCTGGAGCTGAAGAAGAACACCGGTAAAGAAGAGCAGAGAGCCAGGGACCTGTTCTACGCCCTCTGGATCCCTGATCTCTTCATGAAGAGAGTAGAGACCAATGGG GACTGGGCTCTTATGTGCCCGAATGACTGTCCAGGTCTGAATGAATGCTGGGGAGAAGAGTTTGAAAAGCTTTACACAAG GTACGAGCAAGAGGGGAAAGCGAAGCGTGTAGTAAAGGCTCAGCAGCTGTGGTACGCCATCATCGAGTCCCAGACGGAGACGGGCACTCCCTACATGCTGTACAAGGATGCCTGTAATCGCAAGAGCAACCAGCAGAACCTGGGTACTATCAAATGCAGTAACCTGTGCACAGAGATAGTGGAGTACACCAGCAAGGACGAG GTGGCTGTGTGCAATCTTGCATCCCTCGCTCTGAACATGTACGTAACTCCGGAGAGAACATTCGATTTCCAGAAGCTGGCGTCCGTCACAAAGGTCATTGTTAGGAACTTGAACAAAATCATCGACATCAATTACTATCCAGTAGCAGAG gcaGAGAAATCAAACAAACGCCACAGGCCCATTGGTATCGGAGTGCAGGGACTGGCCGATGCCTTCATCCTGATGCGCTTCCCTTTCGAGAGTAATGAAGCTCAACTACTCAACATCCAGATCTTTGAAACCATCTACCACGCCGCACTGGAGGCCAGCTGTGAGCTGGCGGCTGAACACGGCCCGTACGAGACCTACGCCGGCTGTCCTGTTAGCAAGGGC ATCCTGCAGTATGACATGTGGGAGAAGACACCGACGGACTTGTGGGACTGGAAAGCCCTGAAGGAGAAGATTGCACA gCACGGTGTACGGAACAGTCTGCTCTTGGCTCCCATGCCCACTGCTTCCACAGCACAGATTCTGGGCAACAATGAGTCCATCGAGCCCTACACCAGCAACATCTACACACGCCGTGTGCTGTCTGGAGAGTTTCAG ATCGTGAACCCTCACTTGATGAAGGATCTCACGGAGCGAGGCCTGTGGGACGAGGACATGAAGAACCAGCTGATCGCTCATAACGGATCCATCCAG GAAATCCCTACAATTCCAGATGACCTAAAGGAGTTATACAAGACAGTATGGGAGATTTCACAGAAAGTGGTCATTAAGATGGCTGCAGACAGAGGAGCCTTCATTGACCAGAGCCAGTCACTTAACATCCACATCGCTGAGCCCAACTATGGAAAACTCACCAGTATGCACTTCTATGGCTGGAAGCAG GGGCTGAAGACTGGTATGTACTACCTGAGGACAAAGCCAGCTGCCAACCCTATCCAGTTCACCCTCAACAAGGAGAAACTGAAGGCGGTGCAGGAAACCAAAAACAGTGAGGAGGAGATTAAGGAGAGGAACAAAGCTGCTATGGTGTGCTCTCTAGAGAATAGGGATGAGTGTCTGATGTGTGGCTCGTAG
- the slc6a7 gene encoding sodium-dependent proline transporter, which yields MKPLAESCNEHQKKSPGEMMMASQAVPAGNTGEGQTQMNGFSVPHGVSSPVPQSQLASSPSSPVHQAPVNLPRGQWGGKYEFLLSCIGYCVGLGNVWRFPYLCYRNGGGVFLIPYFIMLFFTGMPLFLMELSLGQYGAAGPITVWKCCPLLKGIGIGMLCVSTLVCLYYNVIIAWTFYYLGSSFQSPLPWSCNAIANAPLCRNNTNVTHSLSAPEVFWNERVLGVVNSQGLHDPGPVRWQLALCLLAAWVIIFLCMLKGIHSSGKVVYVTATFPYFVLIVLIIRGATLEGSLQGVAFYLTPVWERLANAQVWNDAASQIFYSLGIGVGGLLSMASYNKFDNNVIRDTLVITIGNCATSFFAGFAIFSILGHMAWRKGVPVEQVADTGPGLAFVAYPEALALLPGSVFWAVLFFLMLFMLGVDTLFGNMEGITTAVLDEFPQLRANMKQKTIFLAILCFGFYLMGLLLVTDGGIYWFTLIDSFSTSFGLIIITLFMCLGMSFFYGVNQFCQDIVDMICPCPSWCTKLLLYFKACWVFCTPFLLLFILTYIFIEMYRTSLHYGSYQYPTWGKGLGVCMGLFCCLQIPIWAIVAVWKESGTMMERFQKAIRPLNSWRVNNQGNGTQEQRTEPERVEGPYTVNLTDMDFTAMAWDASDA from the exons ATGAAACCTTTGGCGGAATCATGTAACGAGCATCAAAAGAAAAGCCCCGGGGAGATGATGATGGCGAGTCAGGCGGTACCTGCTGGAAACACCGGAGAG GGTCAAACCCAGATGAATGGGTTCTCTGTGCCTCATGGTGTGAGCAGTCCTGTTCCACAGTCCCAACTTGCGTCTAGCCCGTCCTCGCCTGTCCATCAAGCACCGGTCAACCTTCCTAGAGGGCAGTGGGGCGGCAAGTATGAGTTTCTGCTTTCCTGCATCGGCTATTGCGTGGGCCTGGGAAACGTCTGGAGATTCCCTTACCTTTGCTACCGGAATGGTGGAG GTGTGTTTCTCATCCCTTACTTCATCATGCTCTTCTTCACGGGTATGCCACTCTTCCTCATGGAGCTTAGCTTGGGTCAGTACGGAGCTGCAGGCCCCATCACCGTCTGGAAGTGCTGCCCGCTGCTTAAAG GGATTGGTATCgggatgttgtgtgtgtccaCTCTGGTGTGTCTTTACTACAATGTCATCATCGCTTGGACGTTTTATTACCTGGGAAGTTCCTTCCAGAGCCCGCTGCCATGGTCCTGTAATGCTATTGCTAATGCTCCGCTGTGTAGG AACAACACCAATGTCACACACTCCCTTAGCGCACCTGAGGTCTTCTGGAA TGAACGTGTCTTGGGTGTGGTCAACAGTCAGGGCCTGCATGACCCCGGGCCAGTGAGATGGCAGCTTGCTTTGTGTTTACTTGCTGCTTGGGTCATCATTTTCCTCTGCATGCTAAAGGGCATTCACAGCTCTGGCAAG GTGGTCTATGTGACAGCCACGTTTCCCTACTTCGTGCTGATTGTTCTGATCATCAGAGGTGCCACTTTAGAGGGCTCACTCCAAGGTGTAGCCTTTTACCTCACTCCGGTCTGGGAGCGGCTGGCTAACGCACAG gtgtggaatGATGCTGCCTCACAGATCTTCTACTCACTGGGCATTGGAGTAGGAGGCCTTCTTTCTATGGCTTCCTACAATAAATTTGACAATAATGTCATCAG GGACACTCTAGTCATCACTATAGGCAACTGTGCCACCAGCTTTTTTGCAGGCTTTGCTATCTTTTCCATCCTGGGTCACATGGCCTGGAGGAAGGGTGTGCCTGTGGAACAGGTTGCAGATACAG GTCCAGGCCTGGCATTTGTAGCTTATCCAGAAGCTCTGGCTCTTCTGCCTGGTTCAGTTTTCTGGGCCGTTCTGTTTTTCCTCATGCTCTTTATGCTAGGAGTGGACACACTG tttgGTAATATGGAAGGTATTACCACAGCTGTACTGGATGAATTTCCTCAGCTCAGAGCCAATATGAAGCAGAAGACCATTTTCCTGGCCATCCTCTGCTTCGGCTTTTACCTGATGGGCCTGTTACTGGTAACTGAT GGAGGGATTTACTGGTTCACCCTCATAGACTCATTCAGCACCAGTTTCggtctcatcatcatcactctgttcaTGTGTCTGGGCATGTCATTCTTCTATG GAGTGAACCAATTCTGCCAGGACATTGTGGATATGATCTGTCCCTGCCCGTCCTGGTGCACCAAACTGCTGCTCTACTTCAAAGCATGCTGGGTTTTCTGCACACCCTTCCTGTTActg TTCATCCTGACCTACATCTTTATTGAGATGTACCGAACGTCCCTGCATTATGGCTCATATCAGTACCCCACATGGGGCAAAGGGCTGGGGGTGTGTATGGGCCTCTTCTGCTGCCTGCAAATCCCCATCTGGGCCATTGTGGCTGTCTGGAAGGAGTCTGGCACTATGATGGAA CGCTTCCAGAAAGCCATCCGACCGCTGAACTCCTGGCGAGTCAACAACCAGGGCAATGGCACTCAGGAGCAGCGCACAGAGCCTGAGAGAGTGGAAGGACCCTACACCGTGAACCTGACCGATATGGACTTCACTGCGATGGCCTGGGACGCGAGTGACGCATAA